ACGAAACAAGAATCAAACCTCTCGAAAAGCATGAAGCTTAGCATGGAAAACACTAACATTCTCTAACCTCCCCATGCAACCTTCCAACTAGTTCACATCCCACTTGTGAATAACGCAACCAAAACCAGCAGTAACATAAAAAAGTGTTGGTTAATTTTGGTGCTTCCAGATTGTAAGGTATTGTCGTATATTGATGTGCTCTTGTTTTTCCCTTTCCTTTTGTAGGTTATTGCAGCTGGAATGAATCCTGTTCAAATTGCTCGTGGAATTGAGAAGACAGCAGCAGCACTTGTTGCTGAACTCAATTTGATGTCAAGAGAAGTAAGCTCCATCTTGATGTAACTTTTCTGGTTCTGTTTTGAAGAATTGGGGATTTCAAGAatcatagtaaaaaaaattatctggTTGCAGATGTTGGTTTAATTATGGTTTTTGCTGGCTGCCAATTGTCACTTGTCACTTGGAAAAACTCAAAGTCTTGCTGAATTCAACAAGATTGGTTGCATTTGTAGGTTGAGGATCATGAACTCACACATGTTGCAGCTGTCAGCGCCGGGAATGATTATGTTATTGGAAACATGATTTCCGAGGCCCTGCATAAAGTAGGAAGGAAGGGAGTAGTGACAATTGAGAAAGGAAGGTGCACTGAGAATAGTCTAGAGATAGTGGAAGGAATGCAATTCGATCGCGGATATCTTTCGCCATACTTTGTAACTGATCGAAGAAAGATGACTGTTGAACTCCATAACTGCAAGGTATAACAGCTATCATGTACATAAACTTCAAAAATTGGTGACATGTATTAATACTTGTATCTTGTACCAATACTCATTTGGTGCTTCTGCATTAATATTATGTTAGAAGCTTTGTTGTTAGAATCTTTTTTCTCTAACTTGTGCATCCGTATTGGTGCATAATTATTTGTTACAGTTGCTTTTGGTGGACAAAAAAATCACAAACCCGAAGGAGATGATTAACATATTGAATAGTGCTGTGATAGAGAAGTATCCAATTATGATAGTTGCAGAAGGCATTGAGCAAGAAGCTCTAGCACCGATCATAAAAAATAAGCTCAAGGGTGTGCTGAAGGTAGCTGCAATCAAGGCTCCAGCATTTGGCGAGCGCAAAACGCACTATTTAGAAGACATTGCCATCTTGACAGGAGGTACAAGATCGAAAGTTCTTCAACTTAGAAGCTTAATCATATTGTGTTACTAAGAATCTAGTGTTATATTCAAACAGATGAACTCAGCCCTTGCATGAAATTGGTTTATAACTTGAAAAGGGAAGGtaataacaaataaatgaaGCACTAGTTACCATCTGCACCATTGTGATTTAGGCTTGGATTGAAAAGTTTTTTGGAGAAGTGCTTGTGTTTTCAAAAGCGCAAATACCACGTTTTatatttggtaaataaaaaaatcatgtacttatatttataattttgtataatttacaAAAGATAGAAATGcttttaaaaatacttaaaaatgagctttttaaaattagtttgttcttatcataattaaaaagtctaatataacctcaatcttaataaatatctaaatttacttatatttatatctattgtgattttttaaaatcttaaaactcTTTTATTAAACACAATTATTGCTACTTGTACTTGCTAAAAGTTATGTTTAATTTGATATACCAAACATAAATGCTATaacttttaaaagttatttttaaaaagctAGCTTTAACGAGCTACTTTCCAAAAGTAACAGTTTTACGAAATCAAATACAAGTCTTGAAGTGTAAGCTGTTATTCTCTACTGAtttttacttcttttctttgttggcttttcaaactttttttcTACAGGTACTGTAATCAGAGAAGATATGGGTTTGACACTTGAAAAAGCTAGCAAGGATGTGCTAGGTTCTGCTACAAAAGTTGTCATAACAAAGAATTCTACCTTAATAGTTACCGATGGGTCTACACGATCTGCTGTCGaaaagagggttgatcaaattcGGAGCCTTGTTGAGGTGCATGCAGAACTTTGGCTTTTGAGATTCAGCACATTATGCAGAAAAtgaaatataaaagaatatCGCATTTGACTAGTGTTAAGTTATACAATAACATATTGCACGGTTAACATATATAGGATAAACTATTGGTCCCAAAAGATTTAATCTTTGACAAAATAGTGTTGGAAAAAAGAAATGAGTGTTGCCCCTCCAAATATGATTCCAATTGAATAAAATGCACCATTTTTTTCATTAGTGTCAAAATGGCTCATTTGTTGGActatatgtaaaattatttagaaagtacataaaaaaattgagaaagaaattcaatttcaaaaacatttttccaatctacttttttaaattttttccaaaaaaagtttaaaattattatgtttaaaaaataaataggcTTACAAAAAACTGCTTTAAAATCTAATCTCTAAAGTTCTTTTTCCAAATAtgtttttctatatttattgCATTCGGTTTGATAGTCTTTGAAGGAACAAAATATCATTTCTTTGTTTTGAGaaccattttcaaaaattaatttttttaagccAAAATGGTAATTTACTCAATATAATGGGATTAACACATTTTATTTCACACTTGCAGAACACTGAAGAAAATTTCCAAAAGAAGATATTAAGTGAAAGGATAGCAAGATTATCAGGGGGAATTGCCATTCTTCAGGTAACGTGAATCACATTTTATTTTGCACCTTGATAATCTAGAATGTAACGTTCTTGCTTCTAAGTGCATTCACAGTTTAGCACGTGAAATCTAAACCATAGGTAGGAGCACAAACACAAGTAGAGTTGAAGGACAAACAACTAAGAATTGAAGATGCTCTCAATGCAACCAAGGTATTCCCATTTCTTAGATCTAACAAAAGAGTAATACTATGGTGAATGGTGAAGATTGTTTGTTTtacaataagaaaaatattaaaaaataaaaatatcatgtaTAATGCACACTTGCCTTAAAATGTAGTTACAATCTCCATTTTTTATCCAACTTCATTCTTCACCAAAGAAATTCCCCTAACGGGATACTGTGCTTAGTCAATCTCTAAACTTCTGACTCCAAACATTGCAGGCAGCAATCGAGGAAGGTGTAGTGGTTGGTGGCGGCTGCAGCCTCTTAAGGCTATCCCAGAAGGTGGATAGCATAAAAAACCTcctagaaaatgaagaacaaaaggTAATTATCTGCTTTATGAAGCTATGTCTCCCATCATCTTAACTAGCGTAGAATCTATAACAAGTATATATCTGCAGATTGGAGCTGAGATCTTCAAAAGATCTTTGAGCTATCCTGCTAGAATGATAGCCAAAAATGCTGGTGTAAATGGCAACGTCGTCGTGGAAAAGGTTCTTCTCAGATTTTTCCGTCTGCTGCAGCTTTTAGTCAATTCAACTCATAACAGATATTGAATCGGGACTTCTTGTGTGTTGCAGGTTTTATCGGATGATAATGCGCATTTTGGCTATAATGCTTCGAAAGAACGTTATGAGGATCTTATGAAGGCCGGGATCATGGATCCAACAaaggttaatttttatttctgcCATTGATTTTATTCATTATGACGTGTAAGTAATTATTATAAGATTCAAAAGCAGTATGCCAAAATAAGTATCTTATTGTATGAATTTAATGAAGCCAGTGATCACAGTGTTTCTGGATCAGAAATATTGACTAAAGTTCTCTATCCATACTAATATTATTCATTTTATAATGATAATTTTGATAGTTCTTTTTTTATGAAAGGGAGGAGCTTGAGTAGGCGGAAATTATGGAGGAAGCGGGAACAAATTCCACGTGAAAAATTAATCTTTGATACTTAGTTATTAGTTTTGTAATCTGCAGGTAGTTAGATGCTGCATAGAGCATGCAGCATCTGTGGCGAAGGCATTTCTTACATCTAATGCTGTTGTCGTGGAACGCAAGGAAATATGGCGCATTCCCAGGATAAACCCCATGGCTGCTGCCTCAGGTAATCAAAATCCTTCTATTTCAAATGATCATTCATTCTACTTATGTCAATTTTGGTCCTCAAATGGCATTGTTGAAATTTGATTATTCAGGTTTAGGACCACTTGGGCTTTAAGAAGGAAAATTGTACAGTGAAGTTGAGCTTCTAGCAACTGGCTTATATTTAATTACCATACAAGAAATTTAGGCAGAGGGAAGACACAACAAatgcattttttttcatttcggTATAAATGATGGCATCAATTCGTACTAGAAAACCCAACTTAATTTAATTGGTGATGGCTAGCTTGAAGGACTGCATTAAAGGGAAGTGCTTAACATGTGTATAGAAGGAAAATATTTGTTACATTTCAGTTACTACTCCGTCCAATTTAAGCTGTGGTTGTTACAATTAGATTTTTTAGCTGTAGGCTGCAGAATAAATGTTTTTCTTATATGTAATGCAATATAGTATGATGTTAACAAGATCAAAAAACATAGAAGTACTGCATGAGTGATGCTGATGAGCCATATCCTCGTGTGCACAactcttgttctttttcttcatctttcagATATTTCTAGTTCCGTAGTTATAAACTTTGTTGCTGtacttctctttaatttctaaaactTTTTCTATTAGTTTCTTGTAAAAGTCAATATCGGTATTTCCACATGTAATTGCCTCGACTAAAACTATAGTTTTGTCctccctaaaatttataaattacttaATAGTCTTAACGTTTTTATAAGAAtcaagtttttctttttttaaccaACAATTAATCAACAAAATAGTGGATGAAGAAAgattaagaaaagagaaaaaaaaacatttaaaggTCGAGTTAAAAAAAATGGTTTTCAATTTCAATGACTGGCCACGGGATCATAATCTAGTGACTATCTCACTATGCTCCTTAATCAATTTGACGAGGGTTTGTATCATAATCTAGTGACTTTCAGGCTCTTTCATTTTCTTAACAATATAGGTTACTCCAGAAAAAGATcaagaaactaaataaattagCGTGGAATTCATGAAAGGAGTTTTGATCTTCAGGTCAAAACTAACAATTAAATATCCAACCAATTCTCATTAATTCATCAACGATTCACAACACGATGTCACCACTTACCATAATTTACTAAGTAGGGGATACCTCACCCTCTCACGGCCTCTGGCTCAAATTTTCACATCATAACTTTTCATAGGCAATTCAACACAATATCCATTAAATCAATCATGCATACATACATTACAACACCATCAATTTCTATTAAACTTACCAAAACATTTAATTCTCAAATTCACAACATATCACAATATTCTTCAACACAATGATACACACTAAGCCCCATACCATCATCAACAATCATCATCCAACACTATCTTAAAAGCAATTAACACAAGTTTTCACATAATTTTACATAATTCCTACCCGAAATCAAGACCCGTACCTTATTGACGGCAGTTTTTCAACACTTGAATTCTCTTCTCGATCACACCGAAACGTCAATCAACGGCACTAAGCCTCCACCAAGTGCTCCGCAAACAGCCCAAGCATTCAATTCCGCAACAATCCAATGCCAAACACTCAATTCACTCTATTAAATCCAATTTCATCAAAATCTCAACTTAAGGCTCATATAAATTGGGGGTTTCAAGGAGAAAAAGGTCAATTTACCTTATCTCGTTCAAAACTTGTGTGGAAGCTAACTACAATCCATGCTAGAACTTTCCCTATTGtattaaaatcacaaaaatctcAACACTCCATACCCAAAACGCGAAAATGAAGGAAAACTCGAAAATGGCTCAAGGTTCTTAGGAGTACTCACCTTAAAAATGGTATAGAATCGAAGAGGAAGTGGAGAGCGATGCGTAATTACAAACGGATCTTCGATCTACAGTTGAAAGTTACGTGGATTTGAAATTTGTGATGAATAGTGAAGTTTAAGgttcttctcttcctctcttctttctattCGTGGCTCATTCTCTCAAATGAGGGGGAATATGTGCTGAAATGAGTGTGTCAAGAGTGTTGTGTGGGTATATGTAGTATGGGCTTGGCCCAACATGGGCCCATTTGTGATTTTTGGTCATTGGTTCTATCTAGaatcaaaatctttaaaataagcGTTCagactttcattctaaatatttttcttattatttttacaGTTTTCATTTTCTTACATGCAGTACCGACTGAAATTAAGCCGATACAACTAACTTTAACCTTGATATGCACTTTTCCGAAATTAATCATATCTCTGCGctcaaacttatttttttcatttatctgAATTTTACATCATCTTTTCggttttttcaattaaatttaagGTAAATTTTTGCTCTTTTCTATGTCTAAAAAACCCCACTTGAAGGCCATATGAAGCATGTATTAGGAGCCAAAAAAATTCATGCTCAGAGTGGTGGAAGTTCATCACTTTTTCAGAACACCAATTCGATCAAGAAGAttcaaaattcattaattgTCTTTCTCcatttatttagttaatttctagTGCTGAATTAAATAAGAGGTAACGGTTAGGGTTAGTTAAAATATTGTGTGTTCTTATGAACCACTTTGTGATGATTTTGTGCCTAattcataattcaaaaattGTGTGAAGCATCTCTATTTTCGACTTGTGGCTTGCTACAGATGTGAAATATAAAGTTTTGATACTTATGATTCTTGTATGAAAGAGTCAAAATCATGGAAGCACATGCAGTTTACATTTCAAGCTTTAAAAGTCACTTAAAAATggagaaaatatgaaaatatattgCTAAAAAATCATCCATACAAGGGTGTAAAATGATGCAATAAATTGTGCGTTTTATTGCAACCTCCACGGATTGAATTTTAGagtgaaattaattttatttcaaatttattcaatttagtttatttttctaaaatttcatatttttagaagttaaaaattgaaagatataatttttttttaaattactgtCCAGAACAGAGAAAATCAAATTTACAGCATTTTCTACAATGACTTCTAGTGCTCATAACTCTTAGAACTGAATAGTTATTGAAGTGTAACCAACTCAATTATTTTTTGGCGAGTTAAGAGTCTCCAATCCAAAGTTTCAGGTTAATTGAGACCTTGTGATGAGAGTTATGCCAATTGGAAATAATTATATTTGCTGAATTGGAAAACAGGACTTGTTAGATTTTTcacttaaattcaaaaaatatatctcCCACCTTAGGACATTATTGAATTTGAAACTAGTGGGGTTTGTAAGAAGGGTCTGTTTATATGAGTCTCACCAATTTTGGTGGTTAAACGTGTTAAgttggatttttaaaaattttcttaaaatacgGTGTAGGTGGTTGTTTTACTATCAGGGAAGCCTTGGTTTTTCTCTCGTCTTTGGAGctataatagttaaaaaattatgatcCTTATCTTATTAGAAATTTTAGTTCAAGACGGTCGTGTGGATATAAAGTTTAAACAATTTCAAGAtcgtttaatatttttaagataataaaaaaaactaacttGCCAAAGTTGTTTTGGCAAAAGACTTGATACGGAATTTAAAAGAATCAATcaataaaacacttagggatAAAATGATCTTTTGCATAAATCAAGGGtaaaaataatcttttgtaTCATTAAGAGTAAACTTGACATTAATTAAAAGTGTTGGGGTAATAGTCAAGGAAGAGTCCTTGGGTTAGATTGATAAAATTTTGATTCTAAATAAGGCTAAAAGTAAAATCAAGAATACTTAAGAGCATAATAGTAATTTTGGTATAAAGTACAATGTAAAAATACTTAATTAACTTAATGAGAGGTAAAAaagtcttttaaaaaaaatatgagtgtaaaaatagttaggtattaatataaaaccctaaatttttgaaaatttaaataatatgttatttataatttactatgtttatttatggttttattttaagaaaattatttttaccaaaaataattaaatcaaagttatgagattttgagtttaaaattaattagaatttatataattttcatgataataagatattttcttatttagaatttaaagttttagtaattaaaaaataatgagatttttatatgatttaatttgaatattaagattttaaatttaatttcatgaataaacaaaaattattatattatccctaatttttaaattagagtatttatttaaaaaattaattagtaagttgatgattaaaaaagatatttgaaataattttattgggtcaaatttaatttttagttactactctatctttattctttttaCCAAGTCCTAATACCAAAATCCCTAATTTCTTCACTAACTCTAACCCTAATTGACACACTCTCCTAACCCTAACACACACACTCCACGCCATCAGTCACCTCACACGCCCCATATGacggaaaagaaaagaaaagaaaaatgagcacaaaagaggaaagaaaaaggaagaagaaagagagggaaaggagGAGAGGACGGCGCCGGCAGGGCTGGGAGCCGCCATCGCCGTTGCTGTCGAAGGGTGGAtgaaaagagaggagagagagctTGAGAGAGGGAGGCAGAATACGAGGAAGACGGAGGCCGCCATCGTCGCGCTCCACTGCTGCCGTGAGAAGCCGTCGCCGTTGTCATTGAGGGACTTCGAAGAGGGAGGACGTGATAGAGGAGAGGGAGAAAAGGGGCTGCCTCTTTTTTTTTGGCTTGTCGCCGTCATAGGAAGGAGTTCCGTCATCGCCGTTGTGCTCTGTCACCATCGAGATCGCTGTTTCTGTTGCCGTCGGTTGCGTCGTCTTGATTCTGGTCGCTGAGTATGGGGTTGTTGTCGCCGAAACTACCGCTAGAACTATTGCTGCTCTGTTCTATCGTTCCTTCTTAGTTACAATAAATTTTCTTGTTCCAGAACCTTTGCTGTTAGTATTTTGTTATAGCCTGTTAAAGATTTTGAGGTAATAATGTCTCATGGTCGTGTTACTGCGATTGCATGCCGGGTTTGTGGCTATcactgttgttgttgttgttgttgttgttgttgttgttgttgttgttgttatactGTTAGGTTTCGACTAATCGAGGTAGAgattatttgttttaaaaatttgaaatgctttaaaaatttatcaaatgccTGCATTTAAGTTGATTAACGTTTTGTgccttgattttttttaattaagaatttgattaacttaattttgaatattaaagTTTGTTTAAATGATTGAGTTGAAGTCGATTAAAGATTGAAAAGGAATTAATAGctctaataataaaatttattagtaaCCATGCTTGAAGTCTCTTGGTGGGTGGACTAAGACTTGAACAACTTGCTTGCTGATTTAATATGTGAAAATTTAATAACTTGAAGACAATTAaagataacaaattaaaaacatttatgTTGAGAAATTGTTGGGTATTAGAAAGGTTGAGAAGGGTTTGAGAGATGTTTGGTTAGATGGAATCCTTGAAGGGTGAAAAAGTctgagttttaggggaggttctgaaaatttttttataagagtTTGAATGAAATTGAATGTTAAGAGTAATGGAAACTGGTACTATTTTCATAAAGACTAGATATTTTCTCTCTTTggatatttaatttgataaatcaCAACTAAAGAATTATGTTTTTTGGAGTTTTAGTGAAAGCTAAATTAATAACAGTGGAGTGAAGAATTAacttattttggtttgattaattatgaaaagaattatattttggggtacttttgtaaaatttaaagtaatgaaaatgattatttaagaataaaatgatttttgagtcttttagaaaaaattttaagctTAAAAATGAAGTGAAGTTAGTTTTAGAAAACTTTGTTAAATTGAAAATGagatttatttgattaattctaaTTAAAGAGTTATGTTTTGGGGATTTCtaatgaatttgaaaaaatgaaaaattgaaataaactCAACATGGAGTTGAAGTTAGTTTGATAGCTTGGTTAAggaaaattagatttttatggttttgttAACTTGTGAAATCGATTTGTGATTTaacttatttgattttgattgacAACAAAAATAGTAAACAAGTGATTAATATTAACTGAAGAGGAGATTTGATTAATTggttaaagatttaaaaaaggtaaattattttatcaaccaaCGGGTTGGTTGGTTCGGATTTAGGAAGTGTGAATATGAGATAATGTTAATGGAGCTAATTAATAGAGTTGAAGGAAAAAGAGATAATTGCGGAATATGTACTTAAGTTGTGATTTTTAAGAATTATGAGATAAAGGTTGAGGATCTTGGGAGTACTTTAAATTGAACTTGAAACTCATGAAAGTTTGGCTTGTTAGcccataaaataaataattaaagaatgAGGTGATGAGATCGAATGAGGAGATGATGTGTTTAAACTCGATTGGGAATGTTATAAACGATTATGTTGTATTTGAGTTAGTTGTAATCCAAATCTTGAGTCTAGGGTATCTTATTAGATGCCTCATACCCGCAAGCCGTACGCAACGGCCTAAGACTAATCCGGTGCATATTAAGGTGTACGAAATTGGAAGTGAAGTTGTGTTAATGGTTATGAGATTGATGATATGACATGAGATTTGATTAAAGGCTTACAATAAAAAGTGAGGCTAATATGAGCATTATAACGAGAACTTTGATTAAGTCGAGTGATGTGTAAGAGA
The Arachis duranensis cultivar V14167 chromosome 5, aradu.V14167.gnm2.J7QH, whole genome shotgun sequence genome window above contains:
- the LOC107491246 gene encoding chaperonin 60 subunit beta 4, chloroplastic, yielding MACSPSPISAFSFANSSLPRPRTPSVLYPRAMAKELYFNHDGSATKKLLAGVDMVAELLGVTLGPKGRNVVLQNKYGPPKIVNDGETVLKEIELEDPLENVGVKLVRQAGAKTNDLAGDGSTTSIVLAHGLITEGTKVIAAGMNPVQIARGIEKTAAALVAELNLMSREVEDHELTHVAAVSAGNDYVIGNMISEALHKVGRKGVVTIEKGRCTENSLEIVEGMQFDRGYLSPYFVTDRRKMTVELHNCKLLLVDKKITNPKEMINILNSAVIEKYPIMIVAEGIEQEALAPIIKNKLKGVLKVAAIKAPAFGERKTHYLEDIAILTGGTVIREDMGLTLEKASKDVLGSATKVVITKNSTLIVTDGSTRSAVEKRVDQIRSLVENTEENFQKKILSERIARLSGGIAILQVGAQTQVELKDKQLRIEDALNATKAAIEEGVVVGGGCSLLRLSQKVDSIKNLLENEEQKIGAEIFKRSLSYPARMIAKNAGVNGNVVVEKVLSDDNAHFGYNASKERYEDLMKAGIMDPTKVVRCCIEHAASVAKAFLTSNAVVVERKEIWRIPRINPMAAASGLGPLGL